The genomic segment ACTTCTTCCGGAGTGATCAATCCGTCTGGCGGAGCCGGGTCTACCAAGACTACCCTATCGATCAGATCGGGTCTCTTTGTGACGACGCTTTGAGCAACTGCACCTCCCAAAGAGTGTCCAACGAGAACAACTCCGTCCGCTTCCATTTCAAGTATGAAATCAATCACATAGTTCGCATAATTATCAATGCTGATTTCTTCCAGTCTGTCGGATCTGCCAAAACTCGGCAGATCAATTGCATAACCTTTAAACCTCTGAGGCAAGATTTCTAGAGAAGGCTCGAACCAGGTACTTGAAGCAAAATTCCCATGAACGAAGACGACTGGAATTCCTTCAGAACCTACAGTCTCAAGATAGAAGATCTTCTTGTCCACTATCCTCGCATAGTTTTCAGCAATCATTCTCTTCATTTCTAACTCCCTCCTATCTTGCATTGAAGTTTCTCTTTCGTCATCCT from the Mesotoga infera genome contains:
- a CDS encoding alpha/beta hydrolase; translation: MKRMIAENYARIVDKKIFYLETVGSEGIPVVFVHGNFASSTWFEPSLEILPQRFKGYAIDLPSFGRSDRLEEISIDNYANYVIDFILEMEADGVVLVGHSLGGAVAQSVVTKRPDLIDRVVLVDPAPPDGLITPEEVYPYLEMYKGNRELLKKALMGVMPTRKEDDFLERLVDDALLMDERCFVENARALEKYDFSDELEKTEVPHLVIVGKLDQIISEEMARRFEKLVKNIEVRVLQECGHSVIVENTELFMEMFIDFTD